A stretch of the Bacillus sp. FJAT-18017 genome encodes the following:
- a CDS encoding YwaF family protein: protein MEWFGGSSKDIRFEMFGISHLVILGILIAASVGIFLFREKLKGRHHRRIEVSAAVSMVVMETLYNVWMYTNGIWRSMDSLPAGLCSISLILAVILLFTRSKAVYDVLLYTALLGATQALATPYLFFDFPHFRFIHFFYTHLMIVLVPLYFTWVHGYRPTIWSVVKLFVFLNLLLPVVMLINKLVGGNYMYLSHKPETASLLDFLGPYPWYIVSLEGLLISLSLIVWLIFRDKGKGKKQGVARSID from the coding sequence ATGGAATGGTTCGGCGGAAGTTCGAAGGATATTCGCTTTGAGATGTTTGGAATCTCCCACCTGGTTATTTTGGGAATCCTAATTGCTGCATCCGTCGGTATTTTTTTATTCCGGGAAAAATTAAAAGGAAGGCACCATCGTAGAATTGAAGTCAGTGCAGCCGTCTCAATGGTTGTGATGGAGACTCTTTATAATGTGTGGATGTATACGAATGGCATCTGGCGCTCGATGGATTCGCTGCCTGCGGGGTTATGCAGCATCAGCCTTATTTTGGCTGTAATCCTGCTGTTTACGCGGAGCAAGGCGGTCTACGATGTTTTGCTTTACACCGCGCTGCTTGGTGCGACTCAAGCGCTGGCAACTCCCTATCTCTTTTTCGATTTCCCGCATTTCCGGTTCATTCATTTTTTCTATACGCATTTGATGATTGTGCTTGTCCCGCTCTATTTTACCTGGGTTCACGGCTACCGCCCAACAATTTGGTCGGTCGTGAAACTGTTCGTGTTCCTGAACCTGCTCTTGCCCGTTGTCATGCTAATCAACAAACTGGTCGGCGGCAACTACATGTATTTGAGCCATAAACCCGAAACCGCAAGCTTGCTGGATTTTCTCGGACCTTACCCTTGGTATATCGTTTCGCTTGAGGGACTGCTTATTTCACTAAGCCTCATTGTCTGGCTTATTTTCCGTGATAAAGGCAAGGGGAAAAAACAGGGTGTGGCGAGGTCGATTGATTAG
- a CDS encoding VWA domain-containing protein, with translation MDSQKKRWRLILGQAAEQELAGGQSQQLLTEEEMLMDEALAALYDTETGVGTEEGGRMGSIGGLGGGIRLAKWLGDVRSFFPDDIVSVIQQDAIERKGLTQLLFEPETLKHVKPSIEMVATLMALKGRIPERTKDTARELVRSVVEDIKRLLENDVRRAVKGALNRKERTLISGGMESIDWKYTIQRNLKNYDKERKIIVPERFYFFDRKRNSNNWTIILDIDQSGSMANSVIYASIIGSIFASIPALKTHIVAFDDKFVDLTEQAKDDPVDLLFGIQLGGGTDINKSLAYCQTLITDPGKTIFLLVSDLYEGGNQAAMLRRMKEMHESGVTVVALLALSDQGLPSYDEAVAGKLGKMGIPSFGCSPNLLPDLLGDVLKGNDLSSWAQKNMARKS, from the coding sequence ATGGATAGTCAAAAAAAGCGCTGGAGATTGATTCTTGGCCAAGCTGCAGAACAGGAATTGGCTGGCGGACAAAGCCAGCAGCTGTTAACGGAAGAAGAAATGCTGATGGATGAAGCGCTGGCCGCTCTCTATGATACGGAAACCGGGGTGGGGACCGAGGAAGGGGGCAGAATGGGTTCTATTGGAGGTCTTGGCGGCGGAATTCGGCTTGCCAAATGGCTCGGCGATGTCCGCAGTTTTTTTCCGGATGACATCGTATCTGTCATCCAACAGGATGCAATTGAAAGAAAAGGACTAACCCAGCTTCTTTTTGAACCGGAAACACTTAAACATGTAAAACCAAGCATTGAAATGGTTGCGACACTTATGGCACTGAAAGGAAGGATTCCCGAACGCACGAAGGATACAGCAAGGGAACTGGTCAGGAGTGTTGTGGAAGACATTAAGAGGCTCCTCGAAAACGATGTCAGGAGAGCCGTCAAAGGTGCATTGAACCGGAAAGAAAGAACGCTCATTTCCGGCGGTATGGAAAGCATCGACTGGAAATATACGATTCAGCGCAATCTGAAAAATTATGATAAAGAACGAAAAATTATTGTACCTGAGCGCTTTTACTTTTTTGATAGAAAAAGAAATTCGAACAATTGGACGATCATTCTCGATATAGACCAGAGCGGCTCGATGGCAAACTCAGTTATTTATGCATCAATCATTGGTTCAATTTTTGCAAGCATACCGGCTTTGAAGACACATATTGTGGCGTTTGATGATAAATTTGTTGATTTGACAGAGCAGGCCAAGGATGATCCGGTGGACTTGTTGTTTGGCATCCAACTCGGCGGAGGCACCGACATCAATAAGTCACTCGCCTATTGCCAAACCTTGATCACTGACCCAGGAAAAACGATCTTTTTGCTGGTTTCCGATTTATACGAGGGCGGTAACCAGGCTGCAATGTTGAGGCGGATGAAAGAAATGCATGAATCCGGGGTGACGGTTGTCGCATTGCTAGCTCTTTCTGATCAAGGTTTGCCGAGCTACGATGAAGCAGTTGCCGGCAAGCTTGGTAAAATGGGGATTCCTAGCTTTGGTTGCAGTCCGAATCTCCTGCCCGATTTGCTTGGAGATGTCCTAAAGGGAAATGATCTCTCAAGTTGGGCCCAAAAAAACATGGCGAGGAAAAGCTAA
- a CDS encoding DUF5682 family protein, which translates to MKPHVFGVRHLSPAAAWHLEKFLNEIKPTAVLIEGPADMSPLLEDIARKHVKPPIAIMAYTTELPIESIVYPMADYSPEYRAILWAIELGAHVEFIDLPAANTFAIARVEQSDDQDDMMQLENRVSIYDEIARLSGEHDYESYWERSFETIRNGNSFISSMNAFSIELRSQTTETDSKSEQKHNSIREAYMRSRIKATILGGHSPEKTVVVTGAFHIKGLLEEDGGEVEVDLNGLPIVPVNLTLMPYSNYRLSSRSGYGAGNHAPAYFKMIWDCLIEEDPEKLPVFYLTSLAAELRKTGTFRSTAEVMEACRLAYALASLRNGWPTLRDLRDAATMCLGHGDFSVISPACVKIEIGADIGRLPEGIAQTPVQQDFKRRLQELKLTKYKTNVSASIQLDLRENRRVKSREAAFLDRNRSFFFHQLITLGVDFASQGAYSQDHGNWGELWNLRWSPETEIQLVESTLLGETIELAVAFVLKERLEKANNVAEASRVIRDSYLCGMMGMMDEARRAVVRMGTETGDFNESASAIAQLAYVLQFGDVRGLDTAPLIPLIARLFLRGTLLLPSAALCNNDAARGVIEGMRDMNEAARQLYEHVDENLWLAALREVGSRDDLNPLVSGYSCAVLLERNELAPEQLEQEVSRRLSPGIPADLGGAWFEGLCLRNKYALISRPFLWEQMDTYIATLADEEFLRALVFLRRSFTAFTASDKARIAEILAGFWGLEALEVSEYLNDEISDSEERVLDQLNDFDFGDW; encoded by the coding sequence ATGAAGCCTCATGTGTTCGGGGTGCGCCATTTGTCTCCAGCTGCAGCGTGGCATTTAGAGAAGTTTCTTAATGAAATCAAACCTACAGCCGTCCTGATTGAAGGGCCTGCCGATATGAGTCCGCTTCTGGAGGATATTGCCAGGAAACATGTAAAACCTCCGATTGCCATCATGGCTTATACAACCGAGCTGCCGATTGAATCAATTGTATATCCTATGGCTGACTATTCCCCGGAATACAGGGCAATTCTCTGGGCTATTGAACTTGGCGCGCATGTGGAGTTCATCGATTTGCCGGCAGCGAATACGTTTGCAATTGCCAGGGTTGAGCAATCGGACGATCAGGATGATATGATGCAGTTGGAGAATCGAGTTTCAATATATGATGAGATAGCGAGGCTGTCGGGCGAGCATGACTATGAATCATATTGGGAACGTTCATTCGAGACTATCAGAAATGGGAACTCATTCATCTCCTCCATGAATGCATTTTCCATTGAGCTCCGTTCACAAACGACTGAGACAGACAGTAAATCGGAGCAAAAGCATAACTCCATTCGTGAAGCGTACATGAGAAGCCGAATAAAGGCTACTATTTTGGGAGGCCATTCTCCTGAAAAAACCGTTGTCGTCACAGGGGCGTTCCATATTAAAGGACTGCTTGAGGAGGACGGCGGGGAGGTTGAAGTTGATTTAAACGGACTTCCAATAGTGCCGGTTAATTTGACTTTAATGCCGTACTCGAATTACAGGCTTTCGTCCCGCTCAGGCTATGGTGCCGGCAATCATGCACCGGCTTATTTTAAAATGATTTGGGACTGCCTCATCGAGGAAGACCCGGAAAAGCTTCCGGTCTTTTATTTAACTTCTCTTGCAGCTGAATTAAGGAAGACAGGAACATTCCGTTCCACAGCAGAAGTAATGGAGGCCTGTCGGCTTGCTTATGCGCTCGCTTCCCTCAGAAATGGATGGCCAACCCTTCGTGATTTAAGGGATGCAGCGACGATGTGCCTTGGACATGGGGATTTTTCAGTTATATCTCCTGCCTGCGTCAAAATTGAGATTGGGGCGGATATTGGCCGACTGCCTGAAGGAATTGCCCAAACGCCGGTACAGCAAGATTTTAAGAGAAGGCTGCAAGAGCTAAAGCTGACAAAATACAAAACAAATGTTTCTGCCTCCATACAGCTTGACCTCCGGGAAAACAGGCGGGTGAAAAGCAGGGAAGCCGCATTCCTGGACAGAAACCGGTCATTCTTTTTCCATCAGCTGATAACACTGGGTGTCGACTTTGCCAGCCAGGGTGCCTATAGCCAGGACCATGGAAACTGGGGGGAGCTGTGGAACCTTCGCTGGAGCCCTGAAACTGAAATCCAGCTTGTAGAATCAACGCTATTGGGTGAAACGATTGAGCTAGCCGTTGCCTTTGTATTGAAGGAAAGGTTAGAAAAGGCAAATAATGTTGCCGAGGCGTCACGCGTAATTCGTGACAGTTATTTATGCGGGATGATGGGGATGATGGACGAGGCGAGGCGGGCTGTGGTAAGGATGGGAACCGAAACAGGGGATTTTAACGAGTCTGCTTCAGCCATTGCTCAGCTTGCTTATGTCCTTCAATTTGGTGATGTCCGCGGCCTTGATACTGCACCGCTCATTCCTCTTATCGCCAGACTGTTCCTTAGGGGGACGCTACTTTTGCCAAGTGCGGCCTTATGCAATAATGATGCGGCACGCGGGGTTATCGAAGGAATGCGCGACATGAATGAGGCTGCCCGGCAGCTCTATGAACATGTTGATGAAAATCTTTGGCTTGCTGCATTGAGGGAAGTAGGCAGCCGGGATGATCTGAACCCGCTCGTATCAGGATATAGCTGTGCAGTGCTTCTTGAAAGGAATGAACTTGCGCCGGAACAATTGGAGCAAGAAGTGTCAAGAAGGCTCTCTCCTGGCATTCCCGCTGACCTTGGAGGGGCCTGGTTTGAGGGGCTTTGCCTGAGGAATAAGTATGCGCTGATTTCCCGCCCATTTTTGTGGGAACAAATGGACACCTATATCGCGACATTGGCAGATGAGGAGTTCCTCCGCGCTCTTGTATTTTTGCGAAGGTCTTTTACTGCCTTCACCGCCTCGGACAAGGCGAGGATTGCCGAAATTCTCGCAGGCTTTTGGGGTCTTGAGGCTTTGGAGGTCAGTGAATACTTGAACGATGAAATAAGTGATTCGGAAGAACGGGTGCTAGATCAACTAAACGATTTTGACTTTGGGGACTGGTAA